From Cellulomonas fimi ATCC 484, a single genomic window includes:
- a CDS encoding carboxypeptidase regulatory-like domain-containing protein has protein sequence MPEHAPPRPLRRLAVLALSALLALVGLAAPATAAEGDGTLTGHVVDASGTPVHRADVQLTTTTGGWTGIQGSTGVDGEWTLLAPAGTYAVRVIPPQDSPLLETFHGGSSAWTATPFTVTAGTTTVVEPTVVATGAVVEGRLVSGGQPVAYGSVSVQSVSGGSGGFASAASDGTFRVKVAPGSYRVQLNGPWGSDLLTTYWPGTQSWSQAGVLTLSAGTTTPLGDIDLPAGLTISGTVRDAQGEPVAGVSVSATDGALGAGGFATSGVDGTYRVTGLLAGSYVLFFSPPGVSGLRTEYFDDARSHDTATPVVVGTGGTSGIDATLDPGVCLTGTLRDPAGNPVQSAGLQLEAVDGTGWFGSLRGSGTDGTFALSDAPAGDYLLRITTTSGDVVSGYYPGSVTRDDAQVLTLGVDCLDLGTVTLPVGGTISGRLLDKDGQPTRGSAWTVGGPSTAGAMSATDGTFVLRGLATGDYLVRGQGLGAGLAVYHPGVALPADAELVHVIAGQDTAIGDLRMLTGGSLAGTLETPDGQPVLGAELLVHGPIADEGPTWASAPGGAFTIDDLPPGPHVLEVLSDARGEPGFHDGVTTFYDGATGTQQRSKAVPVDVALGQTVDGLRIVVPPRGSTPATLDVTTSPDPALVGRTATVRVAVTGDGAVPTGVVSVTGPAGFLADAVLEAGAAEVTFTVPAAGWSDGTSALGISYSGDATFDSAWSEVPFTVETPTDPEPVPPTVSSVDPAVGPVLGGSEVVLTGSGFVGSPVVTFGGVAAADVVVESATTLRAVVPANVAGPAPVVVTTDQGASDGTVTYTYEKVPTTTTVTASTPSVPSGGTVNLTARVVGAAGGPTGDVVFTVAGGQPRTAPLVDGVASLDVTAPAAGTHAVTATFVGDATYASSTGTLDLVVTAPVAKPVLTAALPPVGCTAGGTTVLLLGRHLTGATAVTFGSTPATFTVVGDRALSVRVPAHAAGKVAVRVTTAGGTSDGTPFRYLAPARGSLCPKAAPVS, from the coding sequence ACGGAACCCTGACCGGTCACGTCGTCGACGCGTCGGGCACGCCCGTGCACCGCGCCGACGTCCAGCTCACGACCACGACGGGCGGCTGGACCGGCATCCAGGGCTCGACGGGCGTGGACGGGGAGTGGACGCTCCTGGCACCGGCCGGCACGTACGCGGTCCGGGTGATCCCCCCGCAGGACTCGCCGCTCCTCGAGACGTTCCACGGAGGGTCGAGCGCCTGGACGGCGACTCCCTTCACGGTGACCGCCGGGACCACGACCGTCGTCGAGCCGACCGTGGTCGCCACCGGCGCGGTCGTCGAGGGTCGCCTCGTGTCGGGCGGCCAGCCCGTCGCGTACGGGTCGGTGTCCGTCCAGAGCGTCTCCGGCGGGTCCGGGGGCTTCGCATCGGCGGCGTCCGACGGGACGTTCCGCGTCAAGGTCGCGCCGGGCTCCTACCGGGTCCAGCTCAACGGGCCGTGGGGGTCGGACCTGCTGACGACCTACTGGCCTGGCACGCAGTCGTGGTCGCAGGCGGGCGTGCTGACACTCTCGGCAGGCACCACCACCCCGCTGGGCGACATCGACCTCCCGGCCGGCCTCACGATCTCCGGCACGGTGCGCGACGCGCAGGGCGAGCCGGTCGCGGGCGTGTCCGTGAGCGCGACCGACGGGGCGCTCGGCGCCGGTGGGTTCGCCACCAGCGGCGTGGACGGGACGTACCGCGTCACCGGGCTTCTCGCAGGGTCCTACGTGCTGTTCTTCTCGCCGCCCGGCGTCTCCGGGCTGCGCACCGAGTACTTCGACGACGCCCGTTCCCACGACACGGCCACACCCGTCGTCGTGGGCACCGGCGGCACGTCCGGCATCGACGCCACCCTCGACCCGGGCGTCTGCCTCACCGGCACCCTGCGAGACCCGGCCGGCAACCCTGTGCAGTCGGCCGGTCTCCAGCTGGAGGCGGTCGACGGGACGGGCTGGTTCGGGTCCCTCAGGGGGTCCGGCACCGACGGCACCTTCGCGCTCTCCGACGCCCCCGCGGGCGACTACCTGCTGCGCATCACCACCACCAGCGGTGACGTCGTCAGCGGCTACTACCCGGGCAGCGTCACGCGCGACGACGCGCAGGTGCTCACGCTCGGCGTCGACTGCCTCGACCTCGGCACCGTCACCCTGCCCGTCGGCGGCACGATCAGCGGGCGGCTGCTCGACAAGGACGGCCAGCCGACGCGCGGCTCGGCGTGGACGGTCGGCGGCCCGTCGACCGCCGGTGCCATGTCCGCGACCGACGGCACGTTCGTGCTGCGCGGCCTCGCGACCGGCGACTACCTCGTGCGGGGCCAGGGGTTGGGTGCAGGGCTGGCCGTCTACCACCCGGGTGTCGCGCTCCCGGCCGACGCCGAGCTCGTGCACGTCATCGCGGGGCAGGACACCGCCATCGGGGATCTGCGGATGCTCACCGGCGGCAGCCTGGCCGGGACGCTCGAGACGCCGGACGGCCAGCCCGTCCTGGGCGCCGAGCTGCTCGTCCACGGCCCGATAGCCGACGAGGGCCCGACGTGGGCCTCGGCACCGGGGGGCGCGTTCACGATCGACGACCTCCCGCCCGGACCGCACGTCCTCGAGGTGCTGAGCGACGCGCGCGGCGAGCCCGGGTTCCACGACGGGGTCACGACCTTCTACGACGGCGCCACCGGCACGCAGCAGCGCAGCAAGGCGGTCCCCGTCGACGTCGCCCTGGGCCAGACGGTCGACGGCCTGCGGATCGTCGTCCCGCCGCGCGGCAGCACCCCGGCCACGCTCGACGTCACGACGTCGCCCGACCCGGCACTCGTCGGGCGGACCGCCACCGTGCGGGTCGCGGTGACCGGTGACGGCGCCGTGCCGACCGGGGTCGTCTCGGTCACCGGCCCGGCCGGGTTCCTCGCGGACGCGGTCCTCGAGGCGGGCGCTGCCGAGGTGACCTTCACCGTCCCCGCCGCCGGCTGGTCCGACGGCACGTCCGCGCTCGGCATCTCGTACTCGGGCGACGCGACCTTCGACTCCGCCTGGAGCGAGGTGCCGTTCACCGTCGAGACCCCGACCGACCCGGAGCCTGTGCCGCCCACCGTGTCGTCCGTCGACCCGGCCGTCGGCCCCGTGCTCGGCGGGTCCGAGGTGGTCCTCACGGGCAGCGGGTTCGTCGGGTCGCCCGTGGTGACGTTCGGCGGCGTGGCCGCTGCGGACGTCGTCGTCGAGTCCGCCACGACGCTGCGGGCGGTCGTCCCGGCGAACGTCGCCGGTCCGGCGCCGGTCGTCGTGACGACGGACCAGGGCGCGAGCGACGGGACCGTCACCTACACCTACGAGAAGGTCCCGACCACGACGACGGTCACGGCGTCGACGCCGAGCGTGCCGAGCGGCGGGACCGTGAACTTGACCGCGCGGGTCGTCGGCGCCGCCGGCGGACCGACGGGCGACGTGGTCTTCACCGTCGCGGGCGGGCAGCCGCGCACCGCGCCGCTCGTCGACGGGGTGGCATCGCTCGACGTGACGGCACCCGCCGCAGGCACGCACGCGGTCACCGCGACGTTCGTGGGCGACGCGACGTACGCGTCGTCGACGGGGACGCTCGACCTCGTCGTGACGGCGCCCGTCGCGAAGCCGGTGCTGACGGCCGCCCTCCCGCCGGTCGGGTGCACCGCGGGCGGAACGACGGTGCTGCTCCTCGGCCGGCACCTCACCGGTGCCACCGCGGTGACGTTCGGGTCCACGCCCGCCACGTTCACCGTGGTGGGTGACCGGGCGCTCAGCGTCCGCGTTCCCGCACATGCCGCCGGGAAGGTCGCGGTGCGCGTCACGACGGCGGGCGGCACGTCGGACGGGACGCCGTTCCGGTACCTCGCGCCGGCCCGCGGCTCGCTGTGCCCGAAGGCGGCGCCCGTGTCCTGA
- a CDS encoding MBL fold metallo-hydrolase has product MTWWICRTCAVESAERPEVCPICADERQWVPMTGQVWTTLDALQAEGHRAEVRELEPDLYGLTATPGVGIAQESKVLRTPAGMLLWDPLGYVDDTAVAAVQELGEVVAVAASHPHMFGVQVEWSRALGGVPVLVSAADASWVQRPDPVIETWEGEREVLPGVVLSQPGGHFPGSAVVHWAAGADGRGVLLSGDTIFANPDRTASFMRSYPNRIPLSGAVALRVAEHVARRPFDRLYNNFDGVIPADALDVVRRSAERHAAWTRGDFDDLT; this is encoded by the coding sequence GTGACCTGGTGGATCTGCCGGACGTGCGCCGTGGAGAGCGCCGAGCGGCCCGAGGTGTGCCCGATCTGCGCGGACGAGCGCCAGTGGGTGCCCATGACCGGGCAGGTGTGGACCACGCTCGACGCTCTGCAGGCGGAGGGGCACCGGGCCGAGGTGCGCGAGCTCGAGCCCGACCTGTACGGGCTGACGGCGACGCCCGGCGTCGGCATCGCGCAGGAGTCGAAGGTGCTGCGGACCCCCGCCGGCATGCTGCTGTGGGACCCGCTCGGGTACGTCGACGACACCGCCGTGGCCGCCGTCCAGGAGCTCGGTGAGGTCGTCGCGGTCGCCGCCTCGCACCCGCACATGTTCGGCGTGCAGGTCGAGTGGAGCCGCGCGCTCGGTGGGGTGCCCGTGCTCGTCTCGGCCGCCGACGCGTCGTGGGTGCAGCGACCCGACCCGGTGATCGAGACGTGGGAGGGCGAGCGCGAGGTGCTGCCGGGCGTCGTGCTGTCGCAGCCGGGCGGGCACTTCCCGGGCAGCGCGGTCGTGCACTGGGCGGCGGGCGCCGACGGGCGGGGCGTCCTGCTCTCGGGCGACACGATCTTCGCCAACCCCGACCGCACGGCGTCGTTCATGCGCTCCTACCCCAACCGCATCCCGCTGTCGGGCGCAGTCGCCCTGCGGGTCGCGGAGCACGTCGCCCGCCGGCCGTTCGACCGGCTCTACAACAACTTCGACGGCGTGATCCCGGCGGACGCCCTGGACGTGGTGCGCCGGTCCGCCGAGCGCCACGCCGCGTGGACCCGGGGCGACTTCGACGACCTGACCTGA